The Lysinibacillus pakistanensis genome includes a window with the following:
- a CDS encoding LLM class flavin-dependent oxidoreductase has protein sequence MKPHFYWFAPTNGDGKYLGLKQPEREPTFEYLVDVAQTAEKAGFEGILIPTGIPYLDSWLVGSAIIHKTKYIKPLIAFRPGFVSPTVASKMAATLDQFSKGRVLVNVVTGGSEKELAQDGDYLSHQQRYERTDEFLTVVKETWRGESFHHDGEFFNVTEGKLIPTLYQEKGIPIYFGGSSDVAKEIAAKAADVYLQWGEPIAGIQEQIQDVENRAKKYNRQLEYGIRIHIVVRDTEQEAWDAAYNIISKIENPVQSNLNRYYETVDSVAQKRMNVLTAENERFDQYSWAGIGKIRKGAGTAIVGTPEQVKAGLQAYIDIGVTHFILSGFPHKEEAEIFGEKVLPLFE, from the coding sequence ATGAAACCACATTTTTATTGGTTTGCTCCTACAAATGGAGATGGAAAGTATTTAGGGTTAAAGCAACCTGAAAGAGAGCCGACCTTTGAGTATTTAGTAGATGTAGCTCAAACGGCAGAAAAAGCAGGATTTGAAGGGATTTTGATTCCTACAGGTATTCCTTATTTAGATTCCTGGCTTGTAGGGTCTGCTATCATTCATAAGACAAAGTATATAAAACCTTTAATTGCATTTAGACCCGGCTTTGTTTCACCGACAGTTGCATCTAAAATGGCAGCAACTTTAGATCAATTTTCGAAGGGAAGAGTGTTGGTCAATGTTGTAACTGGAGGTTCAGAAAAAGAGCTAGCCCAAGACGGTGATTATTTATCACATCAACAACGCTATGAACGTACAGATGAATTTTTAACTGTAGTGAAAGAAACATGGCGAGGAGAATCGTTTCATCATGATGGCGAGTTTTTTAATGTAACTGAAGGAAAGTTGATTCCTACTCTCTATCAAGAAAAAGGTATTCCTATTTATTTTGGGGGTTCTTCCGATGTGGCTAAGGAAATAGCTGCTAAAGCTGCAGATGTTTATTTGCAATGGGGGGAGCCAATTGCGGGCATTCAGGAGCAAATTCAAGACGTTGAAAATCGAGCTAAAAAGTATAATCGTCAATTAGAGTACGGTATTCGAATTCATATAGTTGTACGGGATACAGAACAAGAGGCTTGGGATGCTGCTTATAACATTATTAGTAAAATTGAAAACCCTGTACAATCGAATCTTAATCGATATTATGAAACGGTAGATTCTGTGGCTCAAAAAAGAATGAACGTCCTTACTGCTGAAAACGAGCGATTTGATCAATACAGTTGGGCAGGTATCGGGAAAATTCGAAAAGGTGCAGGAACTGCCATTGTTGGTACACCAGAGCAAGTGAAAGCAGGATTGCAAGCGTATATTGATATCGGTGTAACGCACTTTATTTTATCGGGCTTCCCTCATAAAGAGGAAGCGGAAATTTTCGGTGAAAAGGTATTGCCATTATTTGAATAA
- a CDS encoding 4-hydroxyphenylacetate 3-hydroxylase N-terminal domain-containing protein, whose protein sequence is MNTPIPYLQRLNNGRTVWLDGEIVNDLENHKAFKGTVQTIQHLLNLQTVEPTKSILTYETEKGANAHLSFLVPTSINDLKRKSLAYKCWVDETFGVMSRLSEYSRSQLVGWYASRQQLDVLSPGIATKLEKLYEAARDLDLLSTVAAHDPQKNRSKSAEEIEHGKLRVVTKNEEGIFVSGAKTIATAAPYVDELLITSYHKRGLDEAPMANIFYVPNSAQGLHMVCRESFASTDTSNHPLSSRFDEMDAVLIFDNVLIPWERVLVAEDPELAWKLRIEAASSLLSQHQTVVRLISKLESVIAIGNELAETAGATEFLHVKEKLSELIIQLETIKGLLNAAEYEGVEHNGIYLPKQRFLTTARNLGTRYYPRALEILQQIGASGLLQVPSTIQEFDGPIGDKLQAYYGGTHTSAFARTKFIKLAWDLIGSQLGARHELYERFYSGDPVRTFAAQYQNYSEKDRLLKLVEEFN, encoded by the coding sequence ATGAATACGCCAATTCCGTATTTGCAGAGGTTGAATAATGGGCGAACAGTTTGGTTAGATGGGGAGATTGTTAATGATTTAGAGAACCATAAGGCATTTAAGGGGACTGTTCAAACAATACAGCATTTATTAAATTTACAAACAGTGGAGCCAACAAAATCGATTTTAACGTATGAAACGGAAAAAGGTGCAAATGCCCATTTATCTTTTTTAGTTCCAACATCAATCAATGATTTGAAAAGGAAGAGTTTAGCTTATAAATGCTGGGTAGATGAAACATTTGGGGTGATGAGCCGTTTATCCGAATATTCTCGTTCGCAGTTAGTAGGTTGGTATGCAAGTAGACAACAATTAGATGTTTTGTCACCGGGCATTGCAACAAAGCTTGAAAAACTATACGAAGCGGCACGTGATTTAGATTTATTATCAACGGTAGCAGCACATGACCCGCAAAAAAACCGTTCAAAATCTGCAGAAGAGATAGAGCATGGGAAGTTGCGTGTAGTTACTAAAAATGAAGAAGGAATTTTTGTGAGCGGTGCCAAAACAATTGCTACAGCAGCGCCATATGTAGATGAACTGCTCATAACCTCTTATCATAAGCGAGGGTTAGACGAAGCACCAATGGCAAATATATTTTATGTTCCAAACTCAGCTCAAGGGCTACATATGGTGTGTCGAGAATCGTTTGCTTCTACTGATACAAGCAACCACCCTTTAAGCTCTCGTTTTGATGAAATGGATGCTGTCTTAATTTTTGATAATGTTCTAATCCCTTGGGAAAGGGTGCTGGTAGCAGAAGATCCTGAATTAGCTTGGAAGCTACGAATTGAAGCGGCATCATCCTTGTTAAGTCAGCATCAAACGGTTGTACGCCTGATTAGTAAATTAGAATCTGTAATAGCAATTGGCAACGAGTTAGCCGAAACAGCTGGAGCGACGGAGTTTTTACATGTTAAAGAGAAATTAAGTGAGTTAATCATACAGTTAGAAACTATAAAGGGTTTATTAAATGCGGCTGAATATGAAGGTGTCGAACACAATGGAATTTATCTACCTAAACAACGATTTTTAACGACTGCTCGAAATTTAGGTACACGTTATTATCCACGTGCTTTGGAAATATTACAGCAAATTGGAGCAAGTGGATTACTGCAAGTGCCATCTACTATTCAAGAATTCGATGGGCCAATAGGTGACAAGTTACAGGCGTATTATGGAGGTACACATACAAGTGCATTTGCAAGAACCAAGTTTATTAAACTAGCTTGGGATTTAATAGGTAGTCAGCTTGGAGCGCGTCACGAATTATATGAACGTTTTTATTCAGGTGATCCTGTTCGTACTTTTGCAGCGCAATATCAAAACTATAGTGAAAAGGATCGGCTGTTAAAGTTAGTTGAAGAATTTAATTAG
- a CDS encoding 4-hydroxyphenylacetate 3-hydroxylase family protein has product MSFSGSLKDGRSVWLDGVKVDVTTHPAFTGTLETITYLLALLDDESNQSIAGFKSPKSNRFVHSAFYIPHSYEDLIKRKKAFALWSNKTYGVMSRLSDYANSLITGYYLDRHQFAQYDAGFVEKITKYYELARDERRIVTTAILDPQIDRSKPAEEQDEDALLRIIRETEEGVVVRGAKMIATGAPYAHDVIVTSPQKLSPNQIAQANMFIVPLNLPGLQIVCRESFASNNEHHKLSSRFDEMDAVLLFDDVLIPWDRVLIKGSPEGVLKAHRHQQLDALAQHQTVVRLLSKLEFIAGVTTAIAQSIGADYFLHVQEKIGELYTQIDSIEALLISSEKEGHLNEQNVYLPNITPLQTARNLGTHFYGRALDILKQIGAGGFIQLSSTPILENHELYPLFSKYYKGAKVDARTKENLFRIGWELIGSPLGSRHDLYERFYTGDPIRVYALQYETYDKSYLKNKLNHFLNNLIEREVNEDEYANSVFAEVE; this is encoded by the coding sequence ATGTCTTTTAGTGGAAGTTTGAAAGATGGAAGAAGTGTGTGGCTGGACGGAGTAAAAGTGGACGTAACAACTCATCCAGCCTTTACGGGAACATTAGAAACTATCACGTATTTATTAGCACTTCTAGATGATGAGAGCAATCAAAGTATTGCTGGTTTTAAAAGTCCGAAAAGTAATCGATTTGTTCATAGTGCATTTTATATTCCACATAGCTATGAGGATTTAATAAAGCGTAAGAAAGCATTTGCTCTATGGTCGAATAAAACCTATGGAGTGATGAGCCGTTTATCAGATTATGCTAATTCTCTAATCACCGGATACTATTTGGATCGTCATCAGTTTGCGCAATATGATGCTGGGTTCGTTGAAAAAATAACGAAATATTATGAGTTAGCTAGAGACGAACGGCGAATTGTTACTACTGCAATTTTGGATCCACAAATTGATCGTTCGAAACCAGCAGAAGAGCAAGATGAAGATGCATTATTGCGTATTATACGGGAGACCGAGGAGGGGGTAGTTGTACGAGGGGCTAAAATGATTGCAACTGGTGCTCCTTATGCACATGATGTCATTGTCACCTCTCCGCAAAAATTATCACCAAATCAAATAGCACAAGCAAATATGTTTATTGTGCCATTAAACTTACCTGGACTACAAATCGTTTGTCGAGAATCATTTGCTTCAAATAATGAGCATCATAAATTAAGTTCAAGATTCGATGAAATGGACGCTGTTTTATTATTTGACGATGTTCTAATTCCGTGGGATAGGGTGCTTATTAAGGGTTCACCTGAGGGCGTATTGAAAGCTCATCGGCATCAGCAACTCGATGCGCTAGCACAGCATCAAACGGTGGTTCGTTTGCTATCAAAATTAGAATTTATTGCTGGAGTTACAACGGCAATAGCTCAATCAATTGGTGCAGATTACTTTCTACATGTTCAGGAGAAAATAGGAGAGCTTTATACACAAATTGATAGTATTGAAGCTTTATTAATTTCATCAGAAAAAGAAGGGCATCTAAATGAGCAGAATGTTTATTTACCTAATATTACTCCACTACAAACAGCAAGAAATTTAGGTACCCATTTCTATGGCCGTGCTCTAGATATTTTAAAGCAGATTGGTGCAGGAGGCTTTATTCAATTATCGTCAACTCCGATTTTAGAAAACCACGAATTATACCCATTATTTTCTAAATACTATAAAGGGGCTAAGGTAGATGCACGAACAAAAGAAAATTTATTTAGAATCGGGTGGGAACTTATTGGCAGTCCACTTGGCTCACGTCACGATTTATACGAACGGTTCTACACAGGAGATCCAATTCGGGTTTATGCATTGCAGTATGAAACTTATGATAAGTCCTATTTGAAAAATAAGTTAAATCATTTTTTGAATAATTTGATTGAAAGGGAGGTAAACGAAGATGAATACGCCAATTCCGTATTTGCAGAGGTTGAATAA
- a CDS encoding MetQ/NlpA family ABC transporter substrate-binding protein, which produces MKQLLFLLSTMLLILVLAACNSNGTAQETSNKTIKIGFTPGPYSDQFQYGIAPILKEKGYTIETINFSNIIQPNIALGDGSIDANIFQHTAYLENFKKEKHLDLTEILKVPTAPMGIYSDRFDSIDSLEKNKEYTVAIPNDPANIARALRILDDLGWIELKEGYSPIAVSKQDITKYVYTIEFVEMEQAQLPRSLSDVDFALVNGNFILSSGRKLLSNLALEDPPFEYQNLLAVRTKDKDKKFVKDLIEAYHSADFQKFIESNKNYEGFHRPDYFKD; this is translated from the coding sequence ATGAAACAACTTCTTTTCCTTTTAAGTACCATGCTATTGATATTAGTATTAGCAGCTTGTAATTCAAACGGGACTGCACAAGAAACATCAAATAAAACAATTAAAATAGGTTTTACACCTGGTCCATACAGCGACCAATTTCAATATGGCATTGCACCGATACTAAAAGAAAAAGGATATACAATCGAAACAATTAATTTCAGTAATATTATCCAGCCTAATATCGCTTTAGGAGATGGCTCGATTGATGCTAATATTTTTCAGCACACGGCCTATTTGGAAAACTTTAAAAAAGAGAAGCATTTAGATTTGACAGAAATACTTAAAGTTCCTACTGCACCAATGGGAATCTATTCAGATCGTTTTGATTCTATCGACAGTTTAGAAAAAAATAAAGAATATACAGTAGCAATCCCTAATGATCCTGCTAATATTGCACGTGCCCTACGAATCTTAGACGATCTTGGATGGATTGAATTAAAAGAAGGTTATTCACCCATTGCAGTGAGTAAACAAGATATCACTAAATACGTATACACCATTGAATTTGTTGAAATGGAGCAAGCACAATTGCCACGTTCACTGTCTGACGTAGATTTTGCACTTGTAAACGGTAACTTTATTTTGTCATCTGGAAGAAAACTATTATCGAACTTAGCATTAGAGGACCCACCCTTCGAATATCAAAACCTATTAGCAGTTCGTACTAAGGATAAAGATAAAAAGTTTGTAAAGGATTTAATTGAGGCATATCATTCTGCAGATTTCCAGAAATTTATTGAATCCAATAAAAACTACGAAGGATTCCACAGACCAGATTATTTTAAAGACTAA
- the hmpA gene encoding NO-inducible flavohemoprotein, producing MLKQETVQIIKATVPVLEVHGVEITKTFYKNMFQAHPELLNIFNHTNQEKGRQQTALANTVYAAAVHIENLGAILPAVMLIAHKHRSLGILPEHYPIVGENLLKAIKEVLGDAATDDIINAWAEAYGVIADIFIQVEEELYQKAEGNGGWRLFKPLKVAKKVVESDLVTSIYFENEDGSPLPAYEPGQYISIRVKVPGEEYLMNRQYTLSQASTKDGYRISVKRESDHTPNGKVSNFIHDVLEVGELVDVSAPAGLFVLEETSAPITFVSGGIGVTPLNSMLQSLKDDAANEVSFIQCARNEKVVAFSDDIKEKVNVLPNATYTALYSDEDKKITKELLAEKVANNADVYVCGPVGFMEAVIKNLHEIGVKDEKIHYEFFGPAMQLVK from the coding sequence ATGTTAAAACAAGAAACAGTTCAAATTATTAAAGCAACGGTTCCTGTATTAGAAGTTCATGGTGTTGAGATTACAAAGACGTTTTACAAAAATATGTTTCAAGCTCATCCGGAATTATTAAATATTTTTAATCACACAAACCAAGAAAAAGGTCGTCAGCAAACAGCTTTAGCCAACACTGTCTATGCTGCTGCTGTTCATATTGAGAATTTAGGGGCAATTTTGCCAGCAGTGATGTTAATTGCACATAAGCATCGTAGTTTAGGTATCTTACCTGAGCATTATCCAATTGTTGGAGAAAATCTATTAAAGGCTATTAAAGAAGTACTTGGTGATGCAGCAACAGATGATATTATTAATGCTTGGGCGGAAGCATATGGTGTCATTGCGGATATCTTCATTCAAGTAGAAGAAGAGCTATATCAAAAAGCTGAGGGTAATGGCGGATGGCGCTTATTTAAACCGTTGAAAGTGGCGAAAAAAGTAGTAGAAAGTGATCTTGTAACATCTATTTACTTTGAAAATGAAGATGGTTCCCCTCTACCAGCTTATGAGCCTGGTCAATATATCAGTATTCGTGTGAAAGTACCAGGTGAAGAATATTTAATGAACCGTCAATATACACTTTCACAAGCAAGTACTAAAGACGGCTACCGCATTTCGGTAAAACGCGAAAGCGATCATACGCCAAATGGTAAAGTATCTAACTTTATTCACGACGTATTAGAAGTCGGGGAATTAGTAGATGTAAGTGCTCCAGCAGGGCTGTTTGTCTTAGAAGAAACTTCTGCACCAATTACATTTGTAAGTGGTGGTATCGGTGTAACTCCATTAAACAGTATGCTGCAATCACTAAAAGATGATGCGGCAAATGAAGTGAGTTTTATCCAATGTGCACGCAATGAAAAAGTTGTAGCATTTAGCGATGACATTAAAGAGAAAGTAAATGTGCTTCCAAATGCAACATATACAGCTTTATATTCAGATGAAGATAAGAAAATCACAAAAGAATTATTAGCTGAAAAAGTAGCCAATAATGCTGATGTTTACGTATGTGGACCTGTTGGCTTTATGGAAGCAGTTATTAAAAATTTACATGAGATTGGCGTGAAAGACGAAAAAATTCATTATGAATTCTTTGGTCCAGCAATGCAATTAGTAAAATAA
- a CDS encoding Rrf2 family transcriptional regulator: MRLTLYTDYSLRTLIYLGAKEDGELSTIQEISDAYNISKNHLMKVTHQLGLLGYIETIRGRGGGIRLAIDPKTITIGAIVRQTEEDFHLVECFDKENNLCKIAPECQLKGVLNEALQAYLAVLDRYTLDDFLHSKEKLMALLLGK, translated from the coding sequence ATGCGTCTAACTTTATACACAGATTACTCTCTTCGAACACTTATTTACCTGGGTGCGAAGGAAGACGGTGAATTATCAACCATTCAGGAAATTTCGGATGCTTATAATATATCAAAAAACCATTTAATGAAAGTTACCCATCAGCTCGGGTTACTTGGCTACATTGAAACCATTCGTGGACGAGGTGGAGGTATACGGCTAGCAATTGATCCTAAAACCATCACAATTGGTGCAATAGTGCGACAAACAGAAGAGGATTTTCATCTAGTGGAATGCTTTGATAAGGAAAATAATCTATGTAAAATTGCACCAGAATGTCAGCTAAAGGGTGTCTTAAATGAAGCATTACAAGCTTATTTAGCCGTTTTAGATCGCTATACTCTTGATGATTTTTTACATTCGAAAGAAAAGTTGATGGCACTGTTGCTTGGTAAATAA
- a CDS encoding GNAT family N-acetyltransferase has product MAVTLVKHDIKYAEAMHALSSMPQVRDALGLPAGKVEDTINFIKRECVDEEAGKTVPRVVLNEEGQLIGVTALMFIDHTKKSCHIGSWLGYEFWGKGYNIEAKIAILDIAFFELGLERVFAGARQVNIRSQKAQEKLPFIRIGVEKDFPEEHRWLEVKEKQPCVLNVFERTDFVRYRTALVKVEGSRESYLPQLLLADESEEAVRKYLNDGDLYEIKCGEQLAGVALLLAQPDKAVELKNIAIVPNYQGKGLGKEALRQITSICHSQGYQTILVGTANSSIDNIAFYQKAGFRMEAIEKDFFSSYPEPIYENGIRALDMIFFSKKL; this is encoded by the coding sequence ATGGCAGTAACTTTAGTGAAACATGATATTAAATATGCTGAAGCAATGCATGCATTGTCTTCGATGCCACAGGTGCGAGATGCACTAGGGTTGCCTGCTGGTAAAGTAGAGGACACAATAAATTTTATTAAACGGGAATGTGTGGATGAAGAGGCTGGAAAGACTGTTCCTCGGGTTGTCCTAAATGAAGAAGGTCAGCTCATTGGTGTGACAGCATTAATGTTTATCGACCACACGAAAAAAAGCTGTCACATTGGTTCTTGGCTTGGCTATGAGTTTTGGGGAAAAGGCTATAATATAGAAGCGAAAATAGCGATTTTAGATATTGCATTTTTTGAATTAGGACTTGAACGGGTTTTCGCAGGTGCGAGACAGGTCAATATTCGCTCTCAAAAAGCACAGGAGAAATTGCCATTTATTCGAATAGGCGTTGAAAAGGATTTTCCAGAGGAGCACAGATGGTTAGAGGTAAAGGAGAAGCAACCGTGTGTTTTAAATGTTTTTGAGCGTACAGATTTTGTCCGTTATCGAACAGCTTTAGTAAAAGTGGAAGGCTCACGTGAGAGCTATTTACCGCAATTATTATTAGCAGATGAAAGTGAAGAAGCTGTAAGGAAATACTTAAATGACGGCGACTTATATGAAATTAAATGTGGTGAACAATTAGCTGGTGTAGCATTACTTCTTGCGCAACCTGATAAGGCAGTGGAGTTGAAAAATATTGCGATTGTACCAAATTATCAGGGAAAGGGCCTTGGCAAGGAGGCATTACGACAAATAACAAGCATTTGTCACTCTCAAGGATATCAAACAATTTTAGTCGGTACTGCCAATTCAAGTATTGATAATATTGCTTTTTATCAGAAGGCAGGCTTTCGTATGGAAGCAATTGAAAAGGACTTTTTTAGTTCTTATCCAGAGCCTATCTATGAAAATGGCATACGTGCATTAGATATGATTTTCTTTTCCAAAAAATTATAG
- a CDS encoding nucleoside deaminase has translation MNKWMQRAIELALRNIEQGGQPFGAVLVKNEEIIGEGVNELHLHPDSTGHAELLAVRRAQEKLQSIDLTGTVMYASGAPCPMCFGAMAMAGVDKAYFANSLEEAISVGLSRSSEVYADLLKLENERSFRMIHMPVMDNEKNPMQVWYKCKDE, from the coding sequence ATGAATAAGTGGATGCAACGAGCTATAGAACTCGCTCTAAGGAACATTGAACAAGGTGGACAACCGTTTGGAGCAGTATTAGTAAAGAATGAAGAAATAATAGGGGAAGGTGTCAATGAGCTACATCTTCACCCAGATAGTACTGGCCACGCAGAGCTATTAGCTGTTCGACGTGCACAGGAAAAGCTACAATCTATTGATTTAACAGGGACCGTTATGTATGCTAGTGGGGCACCTTGCCCAATGTGTTTTGGTGCAATGGCAATGGCAGGAGTAGATAAGGCATATTTTGCGAATTCTTTAGAAGAGGCTATTTCGGTTGGTTTAAGTCGATCTAGCGAGGTATATGCAGATTTATTAAAATTAGAAAATGAACGTTCGTTTAGAATGATTCATATGCCAGTAATGGATAATGAAAAAAATCCGATGCAAGTCTGGTATAAATGTAAAGATGAATGA
- a CDS encoding VOC family protein has product MKSATTFLMFQGQANEAIHQYQQWFPDLEIKSLTYMENSQQVAMAILDLKNLKIMVNDSVIQHNFTFTPSISIFLECESVEEINHLVAQMLEDGKALMPLDNYGFSKQFAWIEDRFGVSWQLTYN; this is encoded by the coding sequence ATGAAAAGTGCCACTACCTTTTTAATGTTTCAAGGACAAGCGAATGAAGCTATTCATCAATATCAACAATGGTTTCCAGATTTAGAAATCAAGAGCTTAACATATATGGAAAACTCGCAGCAGGTAGCGATGGCTATACTCGATTTAAAAAATCTGAAAATTATGGTCAATGATAGTGTTATACAGCATAATTTTACTTTTACACCATCCATCTCAATCTTTCTGGAGTGTGAGTCTGTGGAAGAAATTAACCATCTCGTGGCTCAAATGCTAGAGGACGGCAAGGCGTTAATGCCACTTGATAACTATGGCTTTTCTAAGCAATTTGCATGGATTGAGGACCGTTTCGGAGTATCTTGGCAGCTTACGTATAATTAA
- a CDS encoding DUF1801 domain-containing protein: protein MTHTYIEQVDEKWRESFARLVDVVEVNLPEGFERIMKYDMISYVVPLSTYPKGYHVTPNTPLPFISLAAQKRHLAVYHMGLYTDKVLLSWFQEEYARRVPTKLNMGKSCIRFTNTKNIPYDLIGELVSNMTPMQWITKYEGELAK from the coding sequence ATGACACACACTTATATTGAGCAAGTCGATGAAAAATGGCGTGAAAGCTTTGCAAGGCTAGTAGATGTAGTGGAAGTAAATTTGCCTGAAGGCTTTGAACGTATAATGAAATATGACATGATTAGTTATGTTGTCCCATTATCAACGTATCCTAAGGGTTATCATGTTACACCGAATACACCACTTCCTTTTATTAGCCTTGCCGCACAAAAACGACATTTAGCTGTTTATCATATGGGCCTTTATACAGATAAGGTGTTATTGTCTTGGTTTCAGGAGGAGTATGCAAGGCGTGTACCAACAAAGCTCAATATGGGGAAGAGCTGTATTCGTTTTACAAATACAAAAAATATTCCGTATGATTTAATTGGAGAACTTGTATCGAACATGACACCGATGCAATGGATAACTAAATATGAGGGAGAGTTAGCGAAATGA
- a CDS encoding DUF1648 domain-containing protein, whose protein sequence is MYRPILKLPKTKFEKLWDYIGCGIFMLSILYIFIMWGEIPEEVPGHFNGVGEVDRWGSKIELFILPFIGVFLWILLSLLEKAPHMHNYPARLNENNVKAFYLNSRKTLNEIKNLCLIIFAAISFQMVRIAIGEIETIGWWLLPIVLIGTAIPIIKGIVATFKIK, encoded by the coding sequence GTGTATAGACCAATTTTGAAATTACCAAAAACAAAGTTTGAAAAGCTATGGGACTATATTGGCTGTGGAATATTTATGCTATCCATCCTTTATATTTTTATCATGTGGGGCGAAATACCTGAAGAGGTTCCTGGACATTTTAACGGTGTAGGAGAGGTGGATCGTTGGGGCTCAAAAATAGAACTATTCATTCTTCCATTTATCGGAGTGTTTCTGTGGATATTATTAAGCCTACTTGAAAAGGCACCACATATGCATAATTACCCAGCACGTTTAAATGAAAATAATGTTAAGGCATTTTATTTAAATAGCCGTAAGACTTTAAATGAAATTAAAAATCTTTGTTTAATTATCTTTGCCGCTATATCATTTCAAATGGTTCGAATTGCTATAGGGGAGATAGAAACTATTGGCTGGTGGCTCCTTCCGATTGTGTTAATAGGAACAGCCATACCAATAATTAAGGGCATAGTAGCAACTTTTAAAATAAAATAG